A DNA window from Halopelagius inordinatus contains the following coding sequences:
- a CDS encoding ABC transporter substrate-binding protein, whose product MSQSNTSDRESTEHTEGPPSDKPSRRQFVQATAATATVGALGALAGCSGEQGDGTPEPNEGGGGSTDSGGDTDSDSGGSESVSIDYLSAQAVENAGMKSHFQDSMKVFEEKNGNVSVSLQTASYGDIRSKLSSTVSSGNPPTFAEAGGGGLQFYLNDSVPDHAPFIESTDNLPDDFTQANKESAQYRGEYWSGGGMRHTNSNLGIRPKSFSQAGVSDPMEDLSTWSGFLEAVQRIDEEQDIIAYEETGVPGDLESYWGYARTAYTEGTDPWMRGEGDDKTVVVGNDDHEDQGKTDGMIKTCVKMANEFSSEEAAQRGDEDIPSLMLTGRVASFNYAVPTASRWTSVKEDVQFGWNDGEGDFMLLPHPKVDSEFGSNFGISELEGVEGEHGGHMWALEQQQCIFEASDAEQNAAWDLNMFLLSDNEFVLPAWGEYYEALPGLEPKLQEVLDEYDLAQSTEQAYKNADEYGVQYSTTGAAWDVPDVDPIRWTDINETISEAIAGQHSVDETPSLVRERILERLGQ is encoded by the coding sequence ATGTCACAGAGTAACACGAGTGACAGGGAGAGTACAGAGCACACCGAGGGGCCGCCGAGTGACAAACCGTCGCGACGGCAGTTCGTACAGGCGACTGCTGCCACGGCGACAGTCGGTGCGCTCGGAGCCCTCGCGGGGTGTAGCGGCGAACAGGGCGACGGCACGCCGGAACCGAACGAAGGGGGCGGCGGTTCGACCGATTCGGGAGGCGACACCGATTCGGATTCGGGCGGGTCCGAGAGCGTCAGCATCGACTACCTGAGCGCACAGGCGGTCGAGAACGCCGGGATGAAGTCGCACTTCCAGGATTCGATGAAGGTGTTCGAAGAGAAGAACGGGAACGTCTCCGTGAGCCTTCAGACCGCGTCCTACGGGGACATCCGGTCGAAGCTCTCCTCGACGGTGTCGTCGGGTAACCCGCCGACGTTCGCCGAGGCGGGCGGGGGCGGCCTCCAGTTTTACCTCAACGACAGCGTTCCGGACCACGCGCCGTTCATCGAATCGACCGACAACCTGCCGGACGACTTCACGCAGGCGAACAAGGAGTCCGCGCAGTACCGCGGCGAGTACTGGTCGGGCGGCGGGATGCGTCACACGAACAGCAACCTCGGCATCCGTCCGAAATCGTTCAGCCAAGCCGGCGTCAGTGACCCGATGGAGGACCTCTCGACGTGGAGCGGGTTCCTCGAGGCCGTCCAGCGAATCGACGAAGAGCAGGACATCATCGCCTACGAGGAGACGGGCGTCCCCGGCGACTTAGAGTCCTACTGGGGCTACGCGCGGACCGCGTACACCGAGGGAACCGACCCGTGGATGCGCGGCGAGGGCGACGACAAGACGGTCGTCGTCGGGAATGACGACCACGAGGACCAAGGCAAGACGGACGGGATGATAAAGACCTGCGTGAAGATGGCCAACGAGTTCAGCAGCGAAGAGGCGGCCCAACGCGGCGACGAGGACATCCCATCGCTCATGCTCACCGGCCGCGTCGCCTCGTTCAACTACGCGGTTCCGACCGCCAGTCGGTGGACGTCCGTCAAAGAGGACGTGCAGTTCGGCTGGAACGACGGCGAGGGCGACTTCATGCTCCTGCCGCATCCGAAGGTCGACTCCGAGTTCGGCAGCAACTTCGGAATCAGCGAACTCGAAGGCGTCGAGGGCGAACACGGCGGGCACATGTGGGCGCTCGAACAGCAGCAGTGCATCTTCGAGGCCAGCGACGCCGAACAGAACGCCGCGTGGGACCTCAACATGTTCCTGCTCAGCGACAACGAGTTCGTCCTGCCCGCGTGGGGCGAGTACTACGAGGCGCTTCCGGGTCTCGAACCCAAACTGCAGGAGGTCCTCGACGAGTACGACCTCGCCCAGAGCACGGAGCAAGCGTACAAGAACGCCGACGAGTACGGCGTCCAGTACTCCACCACGGGCGCGGCGTGGGACGTGCCGGACGTCGACCCCATCCGGTGGACCGACATCAACGAGACGATAAGCGAGGCCATCGCGGGGCAACACTCCGTCGATGAGACGCCGTCGCTCGTCCGCGAGCGAATCCTCGAACGACTGGGGCAGTAA
- a CDS encoding TCP-1/cpn60 chaperonin family protein, with product MNSDARHALLDDVDRVCDLVGTTLGPFGTNKLVVESGGRVTATSSGAMLLDRLELEDPATTLLERAADDFRETHGDGATTLTLLTGALLREADGLIDRGLHPTTVARGYREALSVAADRLESRARPLSVVGPDAVARTALTGTRNPTTRRRVSEAIADAATTVSNADAPNGGRADLNVLARLGGVGDTDLVSGVVLETPLVSDAMPRRLPDSGVALLSSTVDVPKLGGATESADRKLSLDADTFDERAAIGEYERDEFRQILSSAVASGCRFVATKGGVNDRVKTRLADAGVAAIDRVEDGAMERLVRNTGGRVVPSLAEVSPETMGSADVRVERLAGREFVYVEGDDAPQFSLLCRAPDPRSVAAFEESAESAVAATFRALDDERVVPGGGATEIDLERAVREAARGIPGREQLAMEGFARALAAVPKRLAESAGLDGWSGVIRLRVAHDEGRSAVGVDALAGEIRDVLDGDAVAEPLGLKRDVVASATDLATQLLRIDDRVPANDLSDDDSAAAAR from the coding sequence ATGAACTCCGACGCACGGCACGCGTTACTCGACGACGTGGACCGCGTCTGCGACCTCGTCGGCACGACGCTCGGTCCGTTCGGGACGAACAAACTCGTCGTGGAGTCGGGCGGGCGAGTGACGGCGACGTCCTCCGGGGCGATGCTCCTCGACCGCCTCGAACTGGAGGACCCGGCGACGACCCTCCTCGAACGGGCGGCTGACGACTTTCGCGAGACGCACGGCGACGGCGCGACGACGCTCACGCTTCTGACGGGCGCGTTGCTCCGCGAGGCGGACGGCTTGATCGACCGGGGCCTCCACCCGACGACGGTCGCGCGCGGGTACCGAGAGGCGCTCTCCGTCGCCGCCGACCGACTCGAATCGCGCGCGCGCCCGCTCTCGGTCGTCGGCCCGGACGCCGTCGCGCGGACGGCGCTCACCGGGACGCGAAACCCGACGACGAGACGGCGCGTGAGCGAGGCGATAGCGGACGCCGCGACGACGGTATCGAACGCCGACGCTCCGAACGGCGGGCGCGCGGACCTGAACGTGCTCGCGCGCCTCGGCGGCGTCGGGGACACCGACCTCGTCTCCGGCGTCGTCTTGGAGACGCCCCTCGTCTCGGACGCGATGCCCCGACGCCTCCCCGATTCGGGCGTCGCCCTCCTCTCTTCGACCGTCGACGTCCCCAAACTCGGCGGTGCCACGGAGTCCGCGGACCGAAAGCTGTCTTTGGACGCGGACACGTTCGATGAACGCGCCGCGATCGGCGAGTACGAACGCGACGAGTTCCGCCAGATACTCTCGTCGGCCGTCGCGTCCGGTTGCCGATTCGTCGCGACGAAAGGCGGCGTCAACGACCGCGTGAAGACGCGACTGGCCGACGCGGGAGTCGCCGCGATAGACCGCGTCGAAGACGGGGCGATGGAGCGTCTCGTCCGGAACACCGGGGGTCGAGTGGTTCCCTCTCTCGCCGAGGTGTCCCCGGAGACGATGGGCTCTGCGGACGTGCGCGTCGAACGCCTCGCCGGGCGCGAGTTCGTCTACGTCGAGGGCGACGACGCGCCGCAGTTTTCTTTGCTCTGTCGCGCGCCGGACCCGCGGTCGGTCGCCGCCTTCGAAGAGAGCGCGGAGAGCGCCGTCGCGGCCACGTTCCGAGCGCTCGACGACGAACGCGTCGTTCCGGGCGGCGGCGCGACCGAAATCGACCTCGAACGCGCGGTTCGGGAGGCGGCCAGAGGAATTCCCGGCCGCGAGCAACTCGCGATGGAGGGGTTCGCGAGAGCGTTGGCGGCGGTTCCGAAGCGACTCGCGGAAAGCGCGGGTCTGGACGGGTGGTCCGGCGTCATCCGTCTCCGCGTCGCGCACGACGAGGGCCGGTCCGCCGTCGGCGTCGACGCGCTAGCGGGCGAGATTCGGGACGTTCTCGACGGCGACGCCGTCGCGGAACCTCTCGGACTCAAGCGCGACGTGGTGGCCTCGGCGACGGACCTCGCGACGCAGTTGCTCCGCATCGACGACCGAGTCCCGGCGAACGACCTCTCCGACGACGATTCGGCCGCCGCGGCCAGATAA
- a CDS encoding TCP-1/cpn60 chaperonin family protein, which translates to MTHDGESEAGSWLTRDEAAREYVVEAARAVESLVASTYGPSGGTTLVETVDPQDVPETVVTRDAGHLLEAIERGGGFGHPVAALFVDGLDSVRRSLHDGTTAAALLAARLLDSGAELAADGLHPGSIVVGYAMAANRAGAVLDDLARPVEATDRELLSQVAATTMTADLSERRRREYADAVSAAVSSLARESDDGWFDTDDITVRTRVDAECTLSRGHVVRRRPGAHETSDRSRLSFDWSPAIEGVLTDARVAVLERGIDVEESATSFGGEGKSGVTLDSAGSVAAYADSRDAAVDSVAASVAEVGTDVLVVRAELDDEVKAALKSHGVAVVDRAQYPKSDVHRVARATGASVVGHVSDLDESKLGRAGRVSERRVGDEKWARFEECDGPVFTLLVGAPTEKGRTTHERLVEDAVETTAIAAMDGQVLPGAGAPSLAVARDLREFARGVEGKEQLAVEAFADACESLTTTLARNAGYDPLDVRAALRSAHAESDERPAPVGVDVETGAAADAWEMGVVEPRRVFSQAVDTAVATAEQLTTVDAVVSPGVEPGPFTPQTEHD; encoded by the coding sequence ATGACACACGACGGCGAGAGCGAGGCGGGGTCGTGGCTCACCCGCGACGAGGCGGCGCGGGAGTACGTCGTCGAGGCGGCCCGTGCGGTCGAATCGCTCGTCGCTTCGACGTACGGTCCGTCGGGCGGGACGACGCTCGTCGAGACGGTAGACCCGCAAGACGTGCCGGAGACGGTCGTGACGAGAGACGCCGGGCACCTGCTCGAAGCCATCGAACGCGGCGGCGGGTTCGGTCACCCCGTCGCTGCCCTGTTCGTCGACGGACTCGACTCCGTGCGGCGGAGTCTGCACGACGGGACGACGGCGGCGGCCCTCCTGGCGGCGAGACTCCTCGACTCCGGGGCGGAGTTGGCGGCCGACGGTCTCCATCCCGGCAGTATCGTCGTCGGGTACGCGATGGCGGCCAACCGGGCGGGGGCCGTCTTGGACGACCTGGCGCGTCCGGTCGAGGCGACGGACCGAGAACTGCTCTCGCAGGTTGCCGCGACGACGATGACGGCGGACCTCTCGGAGCGACGCCGCCGAGAGTACGCCGACGCCGTCTCTGCGGCCGTCTCGAGTCTCGCCCGCGAGAGCGACGACGGCTGGTTCGACACGGACGACATCACCGTCCGAACGCGCGTCGACGCCGAGTGCACCCTCTCGCGCGGGCACGTCGTCCGTCGCCGCCCCGGCGCACACGAGACGAGCGACCGGAGTCGTCTCTCGTTCGACTGGTCGCCCGCCATCGAGGGCGTCCTCACGGACGCCAGAGTCGCAGTCCTCGAACGCGGCATCGACGTCGAGGAGTCAGCGACGAGTTTCGGCGGGGAGGGGAAATCGGGCGTGACGCTGGACTCGGCGGGGTCAGTCGCGGCGTACGCCGACTCCCGCGACGCCGCCGTCGACTCCGTCGCCGCGTCGGTGGCCGAGGTGGGAACGGACGTGCTGGTCGTCCGGGCGGAACTCGACGACGAGGTGAAAGCCGCGCTCAAATCGCACGGCGTCGCCGTCGTCGACAGAGCGCAGTACCCGAAATCGGACGTCCATCGCGTCGCCCGCGCGACGGGTGCGAGCGTCGTCGGTCACGTCTCCGACCTCGACGAGTCGAAACTGGGGCGGGCCGGACGGGTGTCCGAACGGCGCGTCGGCGACGAGAAGTGGGCGCGCTTCGAGGAGTGCGACGGCCCGGTGTTCACGCTTCTGGTCGGCGCGCCGACCGAGAAGGGGCGGACGACGCACGAACGACTGGTCGAAGACGCGGTCGAAACGACGGCCATCGCCGCGATGGACGGGCAAGTGCTCCCGGGGGCCGGCGCACCCTCTCTCGCAGTCGCCCGCGACCTTCGGGAGTTCGCTCGCGGCGTGGAGGGCAAAGAGCAGTTGGCCGTCGAAGCGTTCGCGGACGCCTGCGAGTCGCTGACGACGACGCTCGCTCGAAACGCGGGCTACGACCCTCTCGACGTCCGGGCGGCGCTACGAAGCGCGCACGCCGAGTCCGACGAACGGCCCGCGCCCGTCGGCGTGGACGTCGAAACCGGCGCGGCGGCGGACGCGTGGGAGATGGGCGTCGTCGAACCGCGGCGCGTGTTCTCGCAGGCCGTCGACACCGCCGTCGCGACGGCCGAACAACTGACAACCGTCGACGCCGTCGTCTCCCCGGGCGTCGAACCCGGTCCGTTCACGCCGCAGACCGAACACGATTGA
- a CDS encoding enolase C-terminal domain-like protein translates to MAPTITRIESTEFRYPLEDVGTDGHGFNLSYEPGTTTERKLFALKIHTDEGITGEYIGGNSPGAAQINTFADYLVGKNPLERERHWSEVKRALRKYDRMGIGPIDIALWDFAGKYYDAPIHELLGTYRTRLPAYASTYHADDNGGLDSPEAYADFAEECRDAGYPGFKIHGWGGSDEARDVSREVKTVRAVGERVGDEMDLMVDPACELETFADALKVGRACDEYDYLWYEDPYRDGGISQHGHKKLREMIETPLLQTEHVRGLEPHTDFIANGATDFVRADPEYDGGITGAMKISRVAEGFGLDVEYHAPGPAQRHCIAATRNANYYELALVHPEAQNTQPPVYDGDYSDMFDTIDDDGTVPVPDGPGLGVDYDWEYVEENSTGSVHVYE, encoded by the coding sequence ATGGCACCGACGATCACGCGGATAGAGAGCACGGAGTTCCGATACCCATTGGAGGACGTCGGGACGGACGGACACGGATTCAACCTCTCCTACGAACCGGGAACGACGACGGAGCGGAAACTGTTCGCGCTGAAGATACACACGGACGAGGGCATCACCGGCGAGTACATCGGCGGGAACTCTCCGGGCGCGGCGCAGATAAACACGTTCGCGGACTACCTCGTCGGGAAGAACCCCCTCGAACGGGAACGACACTGGAGCGAAGTCAAGCGGGCCCTCCGGAAGTACGACCGGATGGGAATCGGCCCCATCGACATCGCCCTGTGGGACTTCGCCGGGAAGTACTACGACGCCCCCATCCACGAACTCCTCGGGACGTACCGCACGCGACTTCCCGCGTACGCGTCCACCTACCACGCCGACGACAACGGCGGGCTAGACTCGCCGGAGGCGTACGCCGACTTCGCCGAAGAGTGTCGAGACGCGGGTTATCCCGGCTTCAAGATTCACGGCTGGGGAGGCAGCGACGAGGCCCGAGACGTGAGCCGAGAGGTGAAGACAGTTCGGGCCGTCGGCGAACGCGTCGGCGACGAGATGGACCTGATGGTAGACCCCGCCTGCGAACTTGAGACGTTCGCGGACGCACTCAAGGTCGGCCGCGCATGCGACGAGTACGACTACCTCTGGTACGAGGACCCGTACCGAGACGGCGGCATCTCCCAGCACGGCCACAAGAAACTCCGCGAGATGATAGAGACGCCCCTCCTGCAGACCGAACACGTCCGCGGACTCGAACCGCACACGGACTTCATCGCGAACGGCGCGACGGACTTCGTCCGCGCGGACCCCGAGTACGACGGCGGAATCACCGGCGCGATGAAGATTTCCCGCGTCGCCGAAGGGTTCGGCCTCGACGTGGAGTACCATGCGCCCGGCCCCGCACAACGCCACTGCATCGCGGCGACGCGCAACGCGAACTACTACGAACTCGCCTTGGTCCACCCGGAGGCACAGAACACGCAACCGCCGGTGTACGACGGTGACTATTCGGACATGTTCGACACCATCGACGACGACGGAACGGTGCCGGTTCCCGACGGCCCCGGACTCGGCGTCGACTACGACTGGGAGTACGTCGAGGAAAACAGCACGGGTAGCGTCCACGTCTACGAGTAA
- a CDS encoding Gfo/Idh/MocA family protein: MTFEAGIIGTGGIAGMGILGMHDEDQIGKEKVKASHAGGYGATEEIELVAVADVDEGNLRRFGEAWDIPEDRQYLGHEAMLESEDLDVLSVCTPSYLHHDHVVDAARSAAAPEVIWCEKPIASSVSEAEAMVSACAEADTELVVNHSFRFTDKLRRLRELIDEEDVLGDVRSVSTQFRMELMRNSTHLLDTLVYLLDARADSVSGYITGENEAVDSLDAAAEVDDSGGGGHVVMDDGTFVTVDCTVPRDISSMSLSFIGTEGKLYMNNDDGEWRYWSLEDGDHVETPLPGIEGAWTWDDDYRTAFPNAARRIEAMLRGDAENPSTGEEATRSLEIIVAFYVSHYTGGHVDVPLDRPLRDVEITSW; this comes from the coding sequence ATGACGTTCGAGGCAGGAATCATCGGCACCGGCGGAATCGCGGGGATGGGAATCCTCGGCATGCACGACGAGGACCAGATAGGCAAAGAGAAGGTCAAAGCGAGTCACGCGGGCGGGTACGGCGCGACAGAAGAGATAGAACTCGTCGCCGTCGCCGACGTGGACGAGGGGAACCTCCGCCGATTCGGCGAGGCGTGGGACATCCCGGAAGACCGCCAGTACCTCGGCCACGAGGCGATGCTCGAATCCGAGGATTTAGACGTGCTCTCGGTCTGTACGCCGTCGTATCTCCACCACGACCACGTGGTGGACGCCGCCCGGTCGGCGGCGGCCCCCGAGGTGATATGGTGCGAGAAACCCATCGCTTCGTCCGTCTCGGAGGCCGAAGCGATGGTATCGGCCTGCGCGGAGGCGGACACCGAACTCGTCGTCAACCACTCGTTTCGGTTCACCGACAAACTCCGCCGTCTCCGCGAGTTGATCGACGAGGAGGACGTCCTCGGCGACGTTCGCTCCGTGAGCACGCAGTTCCGCATGGAGTTGATGCGGAACTCGACGCACCTGCTCGACACCCTCGTCTACCTCCTCGACGCGCGCGCGGACAGCGTATCCGGCTACATCACCGGCGAGAACGAGGCGGTCGATTCGCTCGACGCCGCGGCGGAGGTCGACGACTCCGGCGGCGGCGGCCACGTCGTCATGGACGACGGCACGTTCGTCACCGTCGACTGCACCGTCCCCCGCGACATCTCGTCTATGAGTCTCTCCTTTATCGGAACCGAGGGGAAACTCTACATGAACAACGACGACGGCGAGTGGCGCTACTGGTCCTTGGAGGACGGCGACCACGTCGAGACGCCGTTGCCGGGCATCGAGGGCGCGTGGACGTGGGACGACGACTACCGGACCGCGTTCCCGAACGCGGCGCGACGCATCGAAGCGATGCTCCGCGGCGACGCGGAGAACCCCTCGACGGGCGAGGAAGCGACTCGGTCGCTCGAAATCATCGTCGCGTTCTACGTCTCTCACTACACCGGCGGGCACGTGGACGTGCCCCTCGACAGACCGTTGCGGGACGTGGAGATAACGTCGTGGTGA
- a CDS encoding SDR family NAD(P)-dependent oxidoreductase: MVGHAEYDYSGESAIVTGSTKGIGRGIAEGLADAGANVVVNSPTEAEVTAVAEELDDCGEGDVVGIAADVGDPAAVERLVERAVDAFDEIDLLVNNAAVWPREESLVDASLDAWDDTMDVNVRAQYYASKLVASHMIDHGIEGCIVNHTSQAGDRRTGPFGFYGISKTSINGLTWRMAQELAEHGIRMNAVSTDVTETAQTRYEAEMEAEETPDKTADDVLRERGEKRPLGRIGHPSDLADAVLFLASDRASYVVGDVLRVSGGGNLE; the protein is encoded by the coding sequence ATGGTTGGACATGCCGAGTACGATTACAGCGGCGAATCCGCAATCGTCACCGGGTCCACGAAGGGCATCGGCCGCGGTATCGCCGAGGGACTCGCCGACGCGGGCGCGAACGTCGTCGTCAACTCCCCGACGGAGGCGGAGGTGACGGCCGTCGCAGAGGAATTGGACGACTGCGGCGAGGGCGACGTCGTCGGCATCGCTGCGGACGTGGGTGACCCGGCCGCCGTCGAACGACTCGTCGAACGCGCCGTCGACGCCTTCGACGAAATCGATCTGTTGGTCAACAACGCCGCCGTCTGGCCCCGAGAGGAGTCACTCGTCGACGCGTCACTCGACGCGTGGGACGACACGATGGACGTCAACGTCCGAGCGCAGTACTACGCGTCGAAACTCGTCGCGAGTCACATGATAGACCACGGCATCGAGGGTTGTATCGTCAACCACACGAGTCAGGCCGGGGACCGCCGAACCGGGCCGTTCGGCTTCTACGGCATCTCGAAGACGTCGATAAACGGGCTGACGTGGCGGATGGCGCAGGAACTCGCGGAACACGGCATCCGGATGAACGCCGTCTCGACGGACGTGACCGAAACCGCCCAGACGCGGTACGAAGCGGAGATGGAAGCCGAAGAGACTCCGGACAAGACGGCCGACGACGTTCTCAGAGAACGGGGGGAGAAACGACCGCTCGGCCGCATCGGTCACCCGTCAGACCTCGCCGACGCGGTTCTCTTTCTCGCGAGCGATAGAGCGTCCTACGTCGTCGGCGACGTTCTCCGCGTCAGTGGCGGCGGAAATCTGGAGTGA
- a CDS encoding universal stress protein has translation MTLERILLSVGPEDRDHLDGLVDSTADVAESTGATVYVLYAFSDDEYDELLERMDADEKSGGLSPDEVAMRHDSVRIPGDRFEELGIDFEIRGVAGGVPSAQVARKSDELDADVVVVGGAERSPAGKAVFGDYAQQVLLDAPCPVLYVKRE, from the coding sequence ATGACCCTCGAACGAATCCTGCTGTCGGTCGGTCCCGAGGACCGCGACCACCTCGACGGCCTCGTGGATTCGACGGCAGACGTCGCCGAATCGACGGGCGCGACGGTGTACGTGCTGTACGCGTTTTCGGACGACGAGTACGACGAACTACTGGAACGGATGGACGCCGACGAAAAGAGCGGTGGACTCTCCCCGGACGAAGTCGCGATGCGTCACGACAGCGTCCGGATACCCGGAGACCGGTTCGAAGAACTCGGTATCGACTTCGAGATACGGGGCGTCGCCGGTGGCGTCCCCTCGGCGCAAGTCGCCCGGAAGTCCGACGAACTCGACGCGGACGTCGTCGTCGTCGGCGGGGCCGAACGCTCCCCGGCGGGGAAGGCGGTGTTCGGCGACTACGCACAGCAGGTGTTACTCGACGCCCCGTGTCCGGTTCTCTACGTCAAACGGGAGTGA
- a CDS encoding ATP-binding cassette domain-containing protein — MANVSGRDGEYVVEMEGITKTFGEVVALEDVTLRLRRNEVLALAGDNGAGKSTLIKCLAGALQPDSGTIRIDGDVVSIDTPRRAKDLGIETTFQDLAVAGNLTVTQNIFLGREMVTGPNSLLGILDKKSMRKRARELLDDLEIDVDIDEKVENLSGGERQLVSISRTLLSDPEIVIMDEPTSALSVEGAERVLELIARMQSQGISIILISHNLDYVRRAADRIHVLHQGHSAGVIDGDDADQDDIVKRMVGGMPEEERNERAADA, encoded by the coding sequence ATGGCGAACGTCAGTGGACGCGACGGCGAGTACGTCGTCGAGATGGAGGGAATCACCAAGACGTTCGGCGAAGTGGTCGCACTGGAGGACGTGACGCTTCGACTTCGCCGAAACGAGGTACTCGCGTTGGCGGGCGACAACGGGGCCGGCAAATCGACGCTCATAAAATGCCTCGCCGGAGCGCTCCAACCCGATTCGGGGACGATTCGGATCGACGGCGACGTCGTCAGTATCGACACTCCCCGTCGGGCGAAGGACCTCGGCATCGAGACGACGTTTCAGGACCTCGCCGTCGCGGGGAACCTCACCGTCACGCAGAACATCTTTCTGGGCCGCGAGATGGTCACCGGTCCGAACAGTCTGCTCGGAATCCTCGACAAGAAGTCGATGCGGAAACGCGCCCGCGAACTCCTCGACGATTTGGAGATAGACGTCGACATCGACGAGAAGGTGGAGAACCTCTCGGGCGGCGAACGGCAACTCGTCAGTATCTCGCGGACGCTCCTCTCGGACCCCGAGATAGTCATCATGGACGAACCGACGAGCGCGCTCTCCGTGGAGGGGGCCGAACGGGTCCTCGAACTCATCGCGCGGATGCAGAGTCAGGGTATCTCCATCATCCTCATCTCGCACAACCTCGACTACGTCCGGCGGGCTGCAGACCGAATACACGTCCTCCATCAGGGCCACAGCGCCGGCGTCATAGACGGCGATGACGCCGACCAGGACGACATCGTCAAACGAATGGTCGGCGGGATGCCGGAGGAGGAACGGAACGAACGGGCCGCCGACGCGTGA
- a CDS encoding ABC transporter permease, translated as MSQSVASGYRNRFTVSAISQYGPIIGLVGLYVAFSLLNDRFLTVGNQMNVLQQVSIIGIMAIGVTFPILCAEIDLSIAQVMEVAGLTVATLAVGARLFEGSAVPVPIAILAGLSVGAAFGAVSGYVTARFGVPSFMTTLAVLFLADGLGLIVSGNRPIIGLPESITNIGGSRLFGLPSIVLVFFSLLVVSQLMLSYTKFGQYIYAIGGDRQSAERMGINVAAVRLGTLVISGTFAAVAGLVTLGRLGSAVPTMGAGLLLPPIAAVILGGADLFGGSGNMVGTLIGVLILGVLQNGLNLMGVGPSGQLVAQGIVLMLAVLANVSGEN; from the coding sequence ATGTCTCAATCGGTCGCCTCCGGGTACCGAAACCGCTTCACGGTCAGCGCCATCAGCCAGTACGGGCCGATAATCGGACTCGTCGGGTTGTACGTGGCGTTCTCTCTTCTGAACGACCGGTTCCTCACGGTGGGAAACCAGATGAACGTGCTCCAGCAGGTGTCGATAATCGGTATCATGGCCATCGGGGTCACTTTCCCCATCCTCTGTGCCGAAATCGACCTGAGCATCGCGCAGGTGATGGAAGTCGCGGGGCTGACCGTCGCCACACTCGCCGTCGGCGCGCGCCTCTTCGAGGGGTCCGCCGTTCCGGTCCCGATTGCGATTCTCGCGGGGCTGTCCGTCGGTGCCGCCTTCGGCGCGGTTTCGGGGTACGTCACCGCCCGGTTCGGCGTCCCCTCGTTCATGACGACGCTCGCGGTGTTGTTCCTCGCGGACGGACTCGGACTCATCGTCTCCGGTAACCGCCCCATCATCGGACTGCCGGAGTCGATAACGAACATCGGGGGGTCGCGACTGTTCGGACTGCCCAGCATCGTCCTCGTGTTCTTCTCCTTGCTCGTCGTCTCGCAGTTGATGCTCTCGTACACCAAGTTCGGCCAGTACATCTACGCTATCGGCGGTGACCGCCAGTCGGCCGAGCGGATGGGTATCAACGTCGCGGCCGTCCGTCTCGGCACCCTCGTCATCTCGGGAACGTTCGCCGCCGTCGCCGGACTGGTGACCCTCGGCCGTCTCGGGAGCGCCGTCCCGACGATGGGTGCGGGCCTGTTGCTTCCGCCCATCGCGGCGGTCATCCTCGGGGGGGCCGACCTCTTCGGCGGGTCTGGAAACATGGTCGGAACGCTCATCGGCGTTCTCATCCTCGGCGTCCTCCAGAACGGACTCAATCTCATGGGCGTCGGCCCCTCGGGCCAACTCGTCGCACAGGGTATCGTCCTGATGTTGGCCGTTCTCGCGAACGTCTCCGGGGAGAACTGA